The genomic interval GCATGAGTCAGTGACTCCTTTCATCCGAAGACCAGATTGTCAGGGGAAACCGCACTAACTATTAGACGTTGTCAGACACCGAAGGATGCGTCAAAAGGCACGAATCAGCTGGTTTTTAGACAAGCTCCACTTCCCTGTTTTCAGCATGAAGCGTGTCAAGAGCAGTTGGTCTTGGCCCACGTTGACTCTAGTCTCCTGATTCTCCTCAGACAGCTCGGTATGGCAAGCTCGTGAATACACTGGCCAACGGTGAGGAGAAGCCGGGCTACTACAACCTGACCTGGAACCGACAGGACGCCAAGGGGCGCAGTTGTGCCTGTGGTGTGTGCTTCTGCACGCTAGCGGGTGAGAACCAGCGGTTCAGCAGGAAGGTTGTGCTAGCGGAGTAGACCCTGGTGCGGAAGCTATACCAGTCCGCGTGGCAGACGCTTGGGACACGATCCGAAACGTCGGACGTTTCGGTCATGTCCCGCGCTCGCTTCAGCAGGAAGGTGATACTCACCGAGTAGGCCGAGCTACCCGTCGAACAGAGGCTGCCCGCTACAATGCGGGCAGCCTGCTTCTTCTGAGGGCGCCGTCTGGCTAGCTCACCAGCCGAGCGGTGCGGTAGATGCTATGGAGTTGGCGGTGGGGAGTTGAAGACCTGGGTTCGGATGGCTGCAAGCACGTCGGGGTTCTGGCCACGGCCAGCCCATTTCTGGAGCAGGACCTCGCTTGCCATGGCGAAGCTCTCGCCGGTGATATGCTGCTGCCGCGAGAGCTTCCAAAGCTGGCGGGCATAGCTCAGATAGGGGACGTAGTTGGTGGTGTGGACGCCCTGCTGGTTCAGCACTTCTTTGACCTTCATCTCCATGGCGGCCATCTCCACGGTTGCAGCTTCGTAGCGCTGTCTCATACCTTCCTGCAGAAGGTCGAGAGTCGCCTTGGCCTGCGCTGGACTGTACTTTTTCTGCCAGCGCTCTATACGTCTCGTAACATCGGACATTTCCGCGCTCCTTTCATGCAGCCTATGCCGTCACTTTGACCCTAGGGAAAGTCCCCGTCCAGGATCAGTCCCTCTAAGGAGCGGGCAGGCTGAAGCCCATTCGACAGGCTCAGGGCATGCCTGCATGCGCCTCGTCTGTCCGTTCTTAACCAGTTAGACGCACATGAGTTACATCCGATGCTGGTACGTCTAAGTGCTTGAGAATGCAACAGATACAAGACAGGGCTATGGGCATTCGATAGAGGCAAGCGTCTGTGTCATCGTCTGGGGGACCGTCCCGGGGACGGTCTAGGTTACGGTCTCTGATACGGACTCACTGACGGTCTGAGAATCTGTAAGGTAGATGGTTGCAGGGGTCGAGTCTGAGGTCGTCTGCGCGGTCGTGGCGGTGGTCGTTTGCCAAGCCGACTCTCAGATGGTGTCACCATTGGTCAGCGCGGTGGTCATTCAGATGGTCAGGTGGGTCGTGACCGCGATGGTGGCTGAGTTGGTCTGTGCGGTCGTGGCGGAGATGGTGCCGGCGATGGTCAACTGGACGATGGCTGAGATGGTTGCTGAGACCGTCGCTGAGATGGTCTGTGCGATGATGACAGTGACGCTGACCAGGTGGCAATGCCATGCCTGTGGTGCGAGTCCTTCTGGTTCTGGGCGATTCGTCTCACTCGCCGACTACCTGTCTGGTTTGGCGCGGGCTGGTCTCTTCACGCTGACCAGAGCTGCGTGGATGGTCGGAGACCAGCCGGCAGCAGACAAGCCGTTGGCTGTTCTGCGTTATGCCTTCTGAGTTCCGCTCTCCGACGCATCGGCTGGAGTCTCAGGCTAGGCGGCATCTGCTGCGCTTACCGGACTTCAGCATTCCGTCTCCCTACTCCTGCTTTCCGGACTGCCGGTGAGAGCCAGAGGTCACGCCCTGCGTTCTGGAGTGTCCGCTATTCTGCACTCTGGTTACTGGATTCTGGACTCTGAATTGTCCAGTGCAACGCTGCCTCCCCTTGCTTGACTCAGTACGATGGTAGCGGCATAGTCTTGTCCCACTCTTATGGCGAACAGTGATTCGGGACGCCCACGACCCTCTGTGGACCGGGTACAGCCACTGTTTACGTCGGCCGGAGGCAGTGGCAGTCCCCGGGAGCGGTTTGTAGGGCTCACCAAGGCCGAGGTCGAGCAGCGACTCCGGACTGCCGGATACAACGAACTCCCGGTCACGAGTCGCCGTCGTACCTGGCAGATAGCCTTTGACGTCCTGCGCGAGCCGATGTTCCTCCTTCTGTTAGCTTCGGGCATCATCTATCTGATTCTGGGTGAGGCAAGCGACGCGGCGATGCTGCTCGGGTTCGTCTTCGTCATCATCGGTATCACTCTCTACCAGGAGCGTAAGACCGAGCGGGCGCTGGACGCCCTGCGCGATCTGGCGAGCCCGCGCGCGCTGGTGCTCCGCGACGAGGAGGTGACACGTATCCCGGGACGCGAGGTGGTGCCGGACGACATCGTGCTCCTGGTTGAAGGTGACCGGGTGCCGGCTGACTGCATCGTGCTCGACTCCAATCATCTGATGCTGGACGAGTCGCTCCTTACTGGTGAATCGATGCCGGTGCGGAAGATTGCCGGCGACCCGCAGGGCAAGCTGGGAAGGCCGGGCGGGGACGACCAGCCCGGAGTCTATTCCGGCACTGTCGTCGTGCAGGGCAGCGGCGTGGCGCGCGTGCGCGCGACCGGGCTGGCCACGGAGATGGGAAAGATCGGCAGAACCCTGCAGGAGGAGAAGCAGGAGAGTTCACCTCTGGAGGTCGAAACCCGGCGGCTGGTGCGGAACTTCGCCAGCGCGGGGCTCATCGTCTGCGCGCTGGTGGTCGTGTTCTACCTGGTAACGCGCGGTAACCTGCTCGGGGGACTACTTGCCGGTCTGACCCTGGCCATGGCTTTGCTTCCCGAGGAGATACCGGTCGTGCAGACCGTGTTTCTTGCCTTGGGTGCGTGGCGTATGTCCTTGAAGCAGGCTCTTACCCGGCGGTTGCAGGCGATACAGGCAATCGGCTCGGCCACGGTGCTCTGCGTGGACAAGACCGGCACGCTGACCTTGAACAAGATGGCGGTGTGGAAGCTTTACGGCCGGGGGCGGTTCTGTGATATCGACGGCGTCTCGGCCACGGCTCTTCCTGACGAGTGCCATGAGACGGTTGAGTACGCGATGCTCGCGAGCCAGGAGATACCGGTTGACCCGATGGAGAAGGCGCTCTCGGAGTTGGGCAAGCGGGCGCTTAACACCACCGAGCATCTCCACCCGGACTGGCAACTGGTGCGCGAGTACCCGCTGTCACGGCAGTTGATGGCGATGTCGCGGGTCTGGAAGTCGCCGGATGGACGCGACTACGTCATCGCGGCCAAAGGCGCGCCCGAGGCGATTGGCGACCTCTGCCATCTTGGTGCTGAGCAGACCCGGGAACTTTCGGAGCAGGTGAACGTCATGGCGGCAGATGGGCTGAGAGTTCTCGCGGTCGGGCGGGCCCGGTTCACGCTGGCCGGCCTGCCGTCCGAACAGCATGACTTCCAATTCGAACTCATCGGGTTGGTCGGATTCACTGACCCGGTCCGGCCCCAAGTCAAGTCAGCGGTCGAGAACTGCTACCGGGCGGGCATCCGCGTGGTGATGATTACCGGTGACTATGCCGGCACGGCTTCGAAGATCGCGCGCGAGATCGGCCTTGCCAGCCCTGAGACCGTCATAACCGGTCCCGAGATGGAGGAGATGAGCGAACCCGAGCTGCGCTCGCGGGTCCGGGACGCCGACATTTTCGCCCGGGTCGTACCTGAGCAGAAGCTGAAGCTGGTCAACGCGCTCAAGGCCAACTCCGAGGTCGTCGTGATGACCGGCGACGGCGTGAACGATGCTCCCGCGCTCAAGGCCGCGCACGTCGGCATCGCGATGGGCGGTCGCGGCACCGACGTGGCGCGCGAATCGGCGGCGATGGTCCTGCTCGACGATGACTTCTCGACCATCGTGCAGGCGGTGCGCCAGGGCCGGAGAATCCTCGACAACCTGAAGAAGGCGTTTGCCTACATCTTCAGCGTGCACGTGCCGATCGCCGGCATGTCGCTGATCCCCATCCTGTTCAAGTGGCCGCTGGTCCTCTTGCCGGTGCACGTGGTGTTCCTCGAACTCATAATCGACCCCGCCTGCTCGGTCGTGTTCGAGGCCGAGCCGGAAGAGCGCGGAGTGATGGACCGGCCGCCGCGCCGGCTGGACGCCCCGCTGTTCGACCGCAAGACGGTCGGCCTAGCCCTGCTGCAGGGGCTGTGGGTGCTGCTCATCGTGCTGGCGGTTTTCGCCGTCGCCCTCAATCGTGGTCTGGGCGAGAACGACGCACGCACGTTGACCTTCGTGACCCTGGTTCTTGCGAATCTCGGCTTGATACTGACCAACCGCTCGTGGTCGCGTACCATCGTCAGCTCGATCCGGGTTCCCAACCGGTCGCTCTGGTACGTTGTTGTCGGCGCGCTGGCGTTCCTTGCGCTGGCGCTCTACGTCCCGTTCCTGCGCGGCCTGTTCAGGTTCTCCACGCTGCACCCGACGGACCTGCTCATCTGCGTTGGCGGCGGAGTCATGAGCATCGCCTGGTTCGAGGTTTTCAAGTACGTCCGCAATCACCTGCTGCCGCGTCGGTCTTCCTGACTCGGATCCGGCATTCATGCCACGAAGTCACGAAAGAGGATGAAACGGATATCTGTGCGTGAGGATTCCGGCCGCTTCGTGATTTGGTGCTTTCGTGGCTGTATTCGGTTCCGCTTCGCATTGACTCCGGCCCATCATCGAATAAGATAAGCGTGCGCATAGCGCGCGCGGGGCTGTAGCTCAGCTGGGAGAGCGCCGGCTTTGCAAGCCGGATGTCGCCAGTTCGACTCTGGTCAGCTCCATCAGCGACAGAGCATGTCAAAGGGGACATCGGGTTATCGCTGAACCCGGCGGGGCCGGCCTTCGGGCTGGCCCCGTCACTCTTGCGGCCGGCGACCAGACTGGACTCGGACACTCACCACCAAGACACCAAGCTCGGATTAGAAGGTTGCGTATGGCGGCTCCGTCAGCTCCATCAGCGACAGAGGATGTCAAGAGGGAACATCGGGTTATCGCTGCTCGCCTCCGAGGCGGTGCCGTCTGATGGCTCAGCATGCACGAGGCCGGCCTTCGGGTCGGCCTCGTCCGCTCCTGCGTCGGTAGCGGCAAAGCCCGCCAGTTGACAGGTGATTGGGTAGGGGTAACATAGGGTGCTGGCCTTCAGGTCAGCAGTGGCTGACCCGGAGGCGGCTGGCAGCATGCCGGTCGGGACAGGGCCTGTTGCCGTAGAATACCTGCCCCGGAATAGGGAGGAACCATGAAGCGCGGACCTGCAATAGCCGCCGTGCTCGGCGTCGTGCTGCTCGTCGCAGTAGCCGTCGCGGCGGAGTGGATCTGGGATTGCCCGCTCTGCGGAGTCTCGCCGACCGCGGGACCGCGTACTACACGTGCCCCACATGTGGCGTCTTTTCGAATACAGCCTACTACACGGACAACTACGTTGGTCCCCCTGACAGGAATTGCCCGTCGTGCAGTTCACCTTGTGACGTTGACTCGGCCGTGTGCAACGGCAATAGTACACATCGGTGGTACGCACCGTTCTGGGAAGGCTACAAGTAGTCCGCGAACAAGGGGGCGGGCTCGCGCTCGCCCCCTTGCGCGTCTTCTGTGGTAGCTCGACGAGGTCGACATTCCGTCTATGTGCCACACCCTGACAAGGAGCACTAGCTATGAGGTCATGCATACGGAGCGGATGCCCCGTGAGCCGCACGGGTCTGCCCCATGGTCCTGCTAAGACCGAAGCCAGTCTGTAAGAGGAGGATACATGTCAGCAAGGGCAGTTGTTCACGTAGCGTCCGCCTGCGCCGTAGTAGGCTTGCTCGTTAGCGGCGACGCACTGGCGTTCTCGGGCGTGAGTCACCAACCCCAGTGCTTGGGAGACGCTTTCATGGTTGATACCGGCGTGGTTCTCATACCGGCGGCAGGCTCGCAGTGTTCGTATAGTGCGGCGTCGAACGGCAACGGCTGGCGCGTGATGTGGGGGTACGGCTATTCTGTCTACACCAACGGCATCAGCACTGACGGCAGCCTGCTGGAGACCTGGGGAGGCCTGGTCGGCCACGACTCCTACATGAGGGGCGGACTGACCCGCTCCATCGTGGGAACAGGCTCTGGCTTCTTGGCCGTCTGGACTTCGAGGAGCGCGCCAAGCCGCATTTGGGCATCGAGGCTCGACTCGGCCGGTACGCTGGCCGACTCACTACCAGTCTTTGAAGGTGACAGCAACCAGGCCTGGCCGGCGGCTGCCTTCGACGGCGACTCGACATGTCTTGTCGTATGGGCGACCTTCCGGGGATCGGACCGTGACATCTACGCCGCCCGGCTGACCGCTAGTGGGCAGGTGCTTGACACGAACCCGCTGCCTGTGGCACAGGTACCTTCACAGCGCGACATGTTCCCCACGGTTGCGTTCGGGCAGGGAGTCTACCTGGTGGCCTGGACGTCGTACGATTCGAGCAACTGGGCAACCGCCAAGGCAAGAAGAGTGTCTGCGGCCGGGGTCTTGCTGGATACCGCCATCTTCTTGCGTCGCGATTCAGCAATGAGGCAGGAAAGGCCCGCGCTTGCGTTTGGTGACACTTGCTTCCTTGCAGCATGGTCCGAGGGCATGGGCCGGCCTGATATCTACGCAGCCCGGGTTTCGGTATCCGGCAGCATCCTCGACTCGGCGGGCATGCAGTTGTCCAGTGGCCCGTTTCGTGACTGGTTCCCTTCAGTCGGGTTCGACGGGACGAGTTTTCTCGTCATGTGGCAAGAGACAGACACGATGGTCATGAATGCCGGCACTGTGTGCGGGCGACGGGTGACCGCTGACGGGGTGCCGCTCGATTCAGTTCCCATTCGTCCCGCTCCCCCTCACAGCAGTTGCACGTATCCAAGTGTGGCCGCGGACCATAGGAACTTCCTGGTCGCGTTCTGCGCTTACGATAGCCTCACCCATGACGACAACGTATGCTGCAGGCGAATCAGCCCGGATGGAGCAGTTCTGGATTCCGGAATCTTCTTTCCCCTTGGGGCGGACGCCCAGACCGGCCCGAGCGGCGCCTCCGACGGCACTGACTTCCTTGTAGCTTGGACTGAGACGCGGCCACAGGGCCAGACGGTAGTTCAGGCCGCGCGGATCGCGGCCGACGGCACCCTGCTTGATCCGGTCGGATTCACGGTCAGCGATGCGCCGGGGGCCAAGAGCAATGTGGCGACCGGGTTCGGGGACTCGCTCTACCTGGTGGCTTGGGCGGACAATCGGAGCGCTGAAGGCGCGGACATCTACTGCGCGAGGGTGAGTCGAGACGGCCAGGTGCTGGATATGGACGGAATACTCGTCTGCGATGAGTCGTTGTACCAGAACTCACCTGATGTGAGCTTTGACGGCCATAACTTCCTCCTGGTCTGGTATGACTACCGCACGGGGACTGACGGCGATATCTATGCGGCGCGCGTCAGCCCGGGTGGCGTCGTGCTCGATCCGGGTGGCTTCCCGGTATCTGTCGATACGTGTGAAGACATGTGGCCAAAGCTATGCTTCGCGGACACGGAGTATCTCGTTGTTTGGGGAAGTGGTTTCTCCCTGCAGGGCCCATACGACATCTATGGTGCGCTCATAGCCCGTGATGGGGTGATTACCAAGCCACGGTTCCTGGTCAGCGGCGCGACAGGGGAGCAGAGGTACCCGGCGGTTGCGAGCGGGCCGACGAGTTATCTCGTCGTTTGGGTGGATACGCGGTTGCCCAATACCAAGCCCGACATCTTCGGCACGCGGGTGAGTGCCGATGGTACGGTGCTCGATACGAATGGCATTGCGGTCGTTGAGAATAGCGGCGAGGAGCAGAGCCCCAGAGTCACCTCAGACGGGGCCGGATTCAGAGTGCTCTGGAGCCGCTGGGAATTGGGTACGACGGCAATCGCCACCGGCCGAGTTGACACGGCAGGCAATGTCAGCCACGTCTCAGACTGGTTCGCGGTGACCGTGTCCGGTCCCGACGCCAGCGTCGGGTACGACGTGGCATATGGCGGCGGCCCAGAGCTGCTGCTCTTGTTTGACTTCTGGACGGACACGGCCGCGGCCACGTACTACGGCAACCGCCGGCTCTGGGCAAGACTCGGAGACGTGCCGGGAGTGGAGCAGGCCGAAAGCTGGTTGTCGAGGAGAGCGACAGGCGGAGCTTCAATCGTCCGCGGCGTGCTGTTCTTGCCGCGGGACATGACCGATACCTCCGACGTTTCGGATCGTGTCCCAAGACCCGTGCTGCTGGACATCAGCGGGCGGAAGGTGATGAGTCTGAAGTCCGGGGCGAATGACGTGCGGGCGCTGGCGCCGGGGGTGTACTTCCTCAGAGGACCGAAGACCGAAGACCGGAGCCCGAACGCCACCGTCCGCAAGGTCATCATCGCAAGGTAGCGAGAGCCGACCGACAATCAACGAACGAGGCCGGCCTTCGGGTCGGCCTCGCTGTATTCGAGGTTGCGGTTACCTGACGCGCTCGGAGAGGTAGACGCCGATGCGGCCGGGCGGGAGACGGAGCGTGAGGCGCTTGCCTTCGCGCTCGATCACCATAGCAACATCT from candidate division WOR-3 bacterium carries:
- a CDS encoding cation-translocating P-type ATPase; translation: MANSDSGRPRPSVDRVQPLFTSAGGSGSPRERFVGLTKAEVEQRLRTAGYNELPVTSRRRTWQIAFDVLREPMFLLLLASGIIYLILGEASDAAMLLGFVFVIIGITLYQERKTERALDALRDLASPRALVLRDEEVTRIPGREVVPDDIVLLVEGDRVPADCIVLDSNHLMLDESLLTGESMPVRKIAGDPQGKLGRPGGDDQPGVYSGTVVVQGSGVARVRATGLATEMGKIGRTLQEEKQESSPLEVETRRLVRNFASAGLIVCALVVVFYLVTRGNLLGGLLAGLTLAMALLPEEIPVVQTVFLALGAWRMSLKQALTRRLQAIQAIGSATVLCVDKTGTLTLNKMAVWKLYGRGRFCDIDGVSATALPDECHETVEYAMLASQEIPVDPMEKALSELGKRALNTTEHLHPDWQLVREYPLSRQLMAMSRVWKSPDGRDYVIAAKGAPEAIGDLCHLGAEQTRELSEQVNVMAADGLRVLAVGRARFTLAGLPSEQHDFQFELIGLVGFTDPVRPQVKSAVENCYRAGIRVVMITGDYAGTASKIAREIGLASPETVITGPEMEEMSEPELRSRVRDADIFARVVPEQKLKLVNALKANSEVVVMTGDGVNDAPALKAAHVGIAMGGRGTDVARESAAMVLLDDDFSTIVQAVRQGRRILDNLKKAFAYIFSVHVPIAGMSLIPILFKWPLVLLPVHVVFLELIIDPACSVVFEAEPEERGVMDRPPRRLDAPLFDRKTVGLALLQGLWVLLIVLAVFAVALNRGLGENDARTLTFVTLVLANLGLILTNRSWSRTIVSSIRVPNRSLWYVVVGALAFLALALYVPFLRGLFRFSTLHPTDLLICVGGGVMSIAWFEVFKYVRNHLLPRRSS